The nucleotide window GGTGCTCATGGACCGGCGCCGCACCGTGCCCGGGGTCGCCGCCGAGGGCCGTGGCGCCCTTGGCCGGGTGCAGGGAGGGGTGGACAGAGGCTGGGGGAATCGCTGCGCTGCTCATACCTCCATGATGAAATTCACGCGATTGCAGCACATCGGTCCATAGGTCCATCCCTGGAGGGCCGGACGTCAGCCTCCAGGCCTATCCCACCCCCTACGGGAGATATACCGGCGGGCCGGGCCGGGCCGGGCCGTCCGTCCCCGGTCCCCTGCCGCCCTGGCCGCCCTTTTAATCCGTTGGCGCCGCCCCGGGCCGCCCACTACACTCGCGCGTCTGCCTGCCTCCGTCGAGGAGTGCCGCCGCCCGGTCGGAAACCGGCCGGCTCTTCGCTTCACGCCGCTGACCCGCGCACCGCAGGACCTGCGCTACGCACCGCCACCGGCCCGCCGCGCCCGACCACCGTGACGCGCCCGCCGACGTACCGCCACCGGAGGCAACGCCGTGCCCTCGCACGCCCACCGTCCCGCACCGCAACCGCCGCACGCCGAGCGTCCTGCCGCGCCGCCCGGGGACCCGCTCCAGCGCGAGAAGGCCCACCTCGCCGCCTCCCGCTCCGCCCTGCGGGCCATGCGCGAGGACGCCGAGGCGCTGAACATCGCCGATGTGACCGCGAACTGGGTCAACGCCGAGGTGCTCCAGGGCGAGATCGACGCCCGGATCAAGGCGCTCGCCGACCTGGCCCACACCCCGCTGTTCTTCGGCCGCCTCGACTACCTCCACGCGCCCGGCCTCGACCTCGCCGAGGGGGCCACGGGAGAGAACTTCTACATCGGCCGCCGCCACGTCCACGACGCCGACGGCGACCCCATGGTCATCGACTGGCGCGCGCCCGTCTCCCAGCCGTTCTACCGGGCCTCCAAGAAGGACCCGATGGATCTCCGGCTGCGCCGCCGCTTCGGCTACACGGCGGGCGAGTTGACCGCCTACGAGGACGAGCACCTCACCGACCCGGCCGAGGCCGAGCAGACCAGCCGGCTCCTCCAGTCGGAGATCGAGCGCCCGCGCGTCGGCCCCATGCGGGACATCGTCGCCACCATCCAGCCGGAGCAGGACGAGATCGTGCGCGCCGGCATCGCCGGCTCGGTCTGCGTCCAGGGCGCGCCGGGCACCGGCAAGACGGCGGTCGGCCTGCACCGGGTCGCCTATCTGCTGTACGCGCACCGCGAGCGGCTGGCCCGCTCCGGCACCCTGGTCATCGGCCCGAACCGCTCGTTCCTCCACTACATCGAGCAGGTGCTGCCGGCCCTGGGCGAGCTGGAGGTCAAGCAGGCCACGGTCGACGACCTGGTCGGGCATGTGGAGGTGCGCGGCACGGACGAGGCGGCCGCCGCCACGGTCAAGGGCGACGCGCGGATGGCCGAGGTGCTGCGGCGGGCGGTCCGCTCGCACATCACGCCGCCCCAGGAGCCCTGTGTGGTCGTGCGCGGTTCCCGCCGCTGGCGGATTCCGGCTTACGAACTCGAGGAGATCGTGCGGGAGTTGATGGACCGCGACATCCGCTACGGCGCGGCCCGCGACGCGCTGCCGCAGCGGATCGCGCATGCCGTGCTCGTCCGCATGGAACAGGCCGGCGAGGCCCCGGACGACCGGGTGCAGGACGCGGTGGCCCGCAACCCCGCGGTGAAGGCCACGGTCAAGGCCGTCTGGCCGCCGGTCGACCCGGCGAAGCTGGTGCTGCGGCTGCTGGGCGACGCGGAGTTCCTGGCCGAGCAGGCCGAGGGGATCCTCACGCCCGAGGAGCAGAAGACGATCCTGTGGACCAAGCCGGCCCGCAGCGTGAAGAGCGCCCAGTGGTCCTCCGCGGACGCGGTGTTGATCGACGAGACGAGGGACGTGGTCGCGCGCACCCACTCGCTGGGCCATGTGGTGCTGGACGAGGCGCAGGACCTTTCCCCCATGCAGTACCGCGCGGTCGGCCGCCGCTGCACGACGGGTTCGGCCACGATCCTGGGGGACATCGCCCAGGGCACCACCCCGTGGGCGACCGACACCTGGGAGGAGGCGCTGAGGCATCTGGGCAAGCCCGGTGCGGCCGTCGAGGAGCTCACCCAGGGCTTCCGCGTCCCGCGCGAGGTCATCTCCTACGCGTCCCGGCTGCTGCCCGCCATCGCCCCCGACCTGACGGAGGCCACCTCGATCCGCGAGTCGGCGGGCGACTTCGAGATCCGCACCGTCGAGCCGGCGGACCTGACCGCCGCCACCCTCGCGGCCTGCGACGACGCGCTGCGCAAGGAGGGCTCGATCGGCCTGATCGCCGCGGAGGCCCGCATTCCGGCGCTGCGTACGGCCCTGGAGGAGGCCGGCGTGACCTGCCTGGCACCGGGCGAGGAGACCTCGGCCGCCGCCCGCCTGACCCTGGTACCGGCCACGCTCGCCAAGGGCCTGGAGTACGACTACGTGGTCCTGGACGAGCCGGCCGCGATCGTCGACGGCGAACCGGACGAACGGACCGGGCTGCGCCGTCTGTACGTCTGCCTGACCCGGCCGGTGTCGGGCCTGACGGTGGTCCATGCGGCGGCCCTGCCGGACCGGCTGACGGACGGCTGAGGCCGGGACCGCCGCCGGCCCGGCCGGGGGACGGGGCCGGGGGGACGAGGGCTGGGGGACGGGGGCTGGGGGGACGGGGCGCTATCGTGCCGCCGGCTTGTGGAGCCAGGGCGCGCTGGTGGCCCAGAAGAGGCCGTCGGCGCCGAGGGTGTTCGTACCGAAGTCGGTGAACTCCTGCCGGGTGTACGGCTTCTTGGTCTTGGGGTTCTTGTACTGGAAGTCGGGTTCCTGGACGGCCATGGCCACCATGGGGAGCTGTCCCCGGTACTTCTTGAAGAAGGGGTACGAGTTCTCCATCTGCGGCTGGCGGTTCGGCAGGACGTCAGGCCCGCCCAGGCCGATGCCGTGCTTCTTGGCGAACTCGAAGGTGCGGCTCATGTACGTGCGGCTGTTGTTCCATTCACCGGGCCAGAAATTGACGTACTGGATGAACGGCGTCTTGGTGAAGACCTTCCTGCCGTAGGCCATGTTGTCGAGTTCCGCCTTGAAGTAGGCGTCATTGCTGTAGCCGGTGTGGTCCTTCTTGGTGTCCACCTCGGTGGCGGTCTCCGGCAGGTTCACCCCGGCGAGGCGGCCGTCGAACCGCTGCGCCATCGCCTTCAGCAGCTGCTGGAAACGGTCCCGCACCTGCGGATTCCATTGCGCCGCGACCGCCCCGGGCTCACCGGGACCCAGGCCGTTCTCGTTCTTGGTCGGCGCCGCGCCGCCCTTGTACTCCGGGTCCTTCAACAGATAGTCCGGGAGCCTGGTCGGCGGCGCGAAGAACCGGTCCTGGACCTGGATGAACAGCTTCTTGTGGCGGTCCTGCACATACTTCAGCGCCCGGTCGATCTCGGAGAAGTCGTACTGATTCTTCTTCCGTTCCATCGCCTTCCACGGCACCACCAGCTGCACGCCGGCGACGTCCGGGCGATCGAGCAGCGGCTTGACCTTGGCGTCGAAATCCCCGATGGAGGAGTACAGGTAGTTCTTCGCCGTCTTTTTGCCGGATGCCGCGGCGGAAGCCTTGCCGGACTCCGGGGCGGGAGCCCCGGAAGCCACGGCCGCGCCCGTCAGGCCCATCGTCACGAGGATTCCGACACCGACAGCAATGCGTTTGGTCTTCATGAAACCCACGGTGGGGTGCGGTTGTGAGAGGGATGTAAGAAGCCCGCGACGTGTGGGGGGCGTGTCCGCACCGTCCCGTCGTCCGCCCGGAGGGCCCTAGCCCACCGCGCGGTCCAGCGCCGTCCGCCACTGCGCCACCGCCGCCGCGTCCACCGGCGCGGACCAGCCGGCCGGGCGGGCGGCGCCGCCGATGTGGAAGGCGTCGAGGCCCGCCGCGCACAAGGTCGGCAGGTGGTCGAGGCCGAGTCCGCCGCCGACCAGGATCCGCGGCGCGTATCCGGGCTCGCCCGCCGCCGTGCGCGCCTGCTCGGCCAGCAGCGTGGGCAGCCCCTCGGCGACGCCCTGTGCGGAGCCGGCCGTCAGATAGGTGTCGAGCCCCGTGGTCCCGGCCGCCGCCGACAGCTCCTTGCGCAGCGCGTCCCGGTCGGCGGCCCGGTCGATGGCCCGGTGGAAGGTCCACCGGCAGC belongs to Streptomyces sp. NBC_01454 and includes:
- a CDS encoding HelD family protein; this encodes MPSHAHRPAPQPPHAERPAAPPGDPLQREKAHLAASRSALRAMREDAEALNIADVTANWVNAEVLQGEIDARIKALADLAHTPLFFGRLDYLHAPGLDLAEGATGENFYIGRRHVHDADGDPMVIDWRAPVSQPFYRASKKDPMDLRLRRRFGYTAGELTAYEDEHLTDPAEAEQTSRLLQSEIERPRVGPMRDIVATIQPEQDEIVRAGIAGSVCVQGAPGTGKTAVGLHRVAYLLYAHRERLARSGTLVIGPNRSFLHYIEQVLPALGELEVKQATVDDLVGHVEVRGTDEAAAATVKGDARMAEVLRRAVRSHITPPQEPCVVVRGSRRWRIPAYELEEIVRELMDRDIRYGAARDALPQRIAHAVLVRMEQAGEAPDDRVQDAVARNPAVKATVKAVWPPVDPAKLVLRLLGDAEFLAEQAEGILTPEEQKTILWTKPARSVKSAQWSSADAVLIDETRDVVARTHSLGHVVLDEAQDLSPMQYRAVGRRCTTGSATILGDIAQGTTPWATDTWEEALRHLGKPGAAVEELTQGFRVPREVISYASRLLPAIAPDLTEATSIRESAGDFEIRTVEPADLTAATLAACDDALRKEGSIGLIAAEARIPALRTALEEAGVTCLAPGEETSAAARLTLVPATLAKGLEYDYVVLDEPAAIVDGEPDERTGLRRLYVCLTRPVSGLTVVHAAALPDRLTDG
- a CDS encoding copper homeostasis protein CutC, yielding MSKRALLEVIALGPQDAVAARAGGADRLELVTDMAADGLTPPRAVFAAVRAAVGLPLRVMLRATDGFAAGAVGALCEEAEALRAEGAEEFVLGFLTPDGRPDLAAVTALAEVIDGCRWTFHRAIDRAADRDALRKELSAAAGTTGLDTYLTAGSAQGVAEGLPTLLAEQARTAAGEPGYAPRILVGGGLGLDHLPTLCAAGLDAFHIGGAARPAGWSAPVDAAAVAQWRTALDRAVG